From Miscanthus floridulus cultivar M001 unplaced genomic scaffold, ASM1932011v1 fs_480_1_2, whole genome shotgun sequence, a single genomic window includes:
- the LOC136531935 gene encoding bZIP transcription factor 39-like, producing the protein MAEPALLDPSPFDLRHYPAHLFDPDLPLAAGGLPLGEFAGDDGCDGLEFDLPVDFSIDDFLLRSPDRGDDGDDSGEGSAAGSGPAASSPATSGANSAVANAGVREVKHEDSDEGRSGAAPNWSLKRKQASPGGATSDGSKCRRSGDGELSPSASASRAVAEDSDERCAGGEEEDKRRTARLMRNRESAQLSRQRKKLYVEELEEKVKSMHSVINDLNSKISFIAAENATLRQKLGGAGVSGPPPGVYPPPPLPGIHFPWVPGYAMRPHGSHVPLVPIPRLKPQQAAAAGKVSKKQEVKKSVESKSKTKTKTKKVASISLLGLLFVALVFGAFVPGFNHSLGLRGRSDNVMFGNFGHADAMVFSVTNHGNGPKGGLNSSDMISTDPGMITGHADGMGQKHQSANNSSEILPALLYVPRNGKHVKINGNLIIHSVLASEKAVAHKASNGQSVKDRKDTSVAIARYLSPPGKDMNSKEMFPPDAPMPQWFREGMEGPVLNSGMCSEVFQFDISAASVKSGGIIPASPTVNSSSVNATQKIQKPAPAYGGKLKNRRIMYNEAIPLTGKTVNNTKPQSFNSTSESSKVPDSKPASSVIVSVLADPREAGNGDGDPRVSPKPLSRIFVVVLLDGVRYVTYSCTLPFKSASPHLVN; encoded by the exons ATGGCGGAGCCGGCGCTCCTGGACCCCTCCCCCTTCGATCTCCGCCACTACCCGGCACACCTCTTCGACCCGGACCTCCCCCTCGCCGCCGGCGGCCTCCCGCTTGGCGAATTCGCCGGCGACGACGGCTGCGATGGCCTGGAGTTCGACCTGCCCGTAGATTTCTCTATCGACGACTTCCTCCTCCGGTCCCCCGACCGCGGGGACGACGGCGACGACTCCGGCGAGGGCTCCGCCGCCGGATCCGGCCCCGCCGCGTCCTCCCCGGCCACCTCCGGGGCCAACTCCGCCGTGGCCAACGCCGGCGTCCGCGAGGTGAAGCACGAGGACTCGGACGAGGGAAGGAGCGGCGCCGCCCCGAACTGGAGCCTCAAGCGGAAGCAGGCGAGTCCCGGAGGAGCGACCTCGGACGGGTCCAAGTGCCGCCGATCCGGCGATGGGGAGCTTTCCCCGTCTGCATCGGCGTCGCGTGCCGTCGCGGAGGACTCCGACGAGAGGTGCGCGGGCGGCGAGGAAGAGGACAAGCGCCGGACTGCGCGCCTGATGCGGAACCGCGAGAGCGCGCAGCTCTCTCGGCAGAGGAAGAAGCTGTACGTCGAGGAGCTGGAGGAGAAGGTGAAATCGATGCACTCGGTGATAAATGACCTCAATTCTAAGATCTCCTTCATCGCGGCCGAGAACGCCACACTGAGGCAGAAACTCGGTGGTGCCGGGGTGAGTGGCCCGCCACCTGGGGTGTATCCACCGCCACCACTGCCGGGCATTCATTTCCCCTGGGTTCCTGGGTATGCAATGCGGCCTCATGGCTCCCATGTCCCACTTGTGCCAATCCCACGATTGAAGCCACAGCAGGCAGCAGCTGCAGGGAAGGTATCCAAGAAACAGGAGGTCAAGAAGTCTGTGGAGAGCAAGAGTAAAACCAAGACCAAGACCAAGAAGGTGGCAAGTATTAGCCTTCTTGGTTTGCTGTTTGTTGCACTTGTCTTTGGTGCTTTTGTTCCTGGGTTCAATCATAGTCTTGGATTGAGAGGAAGGAGCGACAATGTGATGTTTGGAAATTTTGGCCATGCTGATGCTATGGTGTTTAGTGTCACTAACCATGGTAACGGACCTAAAGGTGGTTTGAACAGTAGTGACATGATTAGTACTGATCCTGGAATGATTACTGGGCATGCTGATGGAATGGGGCAGAAGCATCAATCTGCAAATAACTCCAGTGAGATCTTGCCTGCTTTGTTGTATGTGCCGAGGAATGGAAAACATGTTAAGATCAATGGCAATTTGATTATTCATTCTGTGCTTGCAAGTGAGAAAGCAGTGGCACATAAGGCCTCAAATGGTCAGTCAGTTAAAGATCGTAAGGATACCAGTGTTGCTATAGCTCGCTATCTGTCCCCACCTGGAAAGGATATGAATTCAAAAGAGATGTTCCCGCCAGATGCACCAATGCCACAGTGGTTTCGTGAAGGAATGGAAG GACCCGTTTTGAACTCCGGAATGTGCAGTGAGGTATTCCAGTTCGATATTTCCGCAGCTTCGGTCAAATCTGGTGGCATTATACCTGCTTCTCCAACTGTGAACTCCTCAAGTGTCAATGCTACCCAGAAAATTCAGAAGCCTGCTCCTGCTTATGGGGGCAAGCTAAAAAACAGGAGGATCATGTATAACGAGGCGATTCCACTCACTGGAAAAACGGTGAACAACACAAAGCCTCAGTCTTTTAACAGCACTTCTGAAAGCAGCAAGGTACCTGATAGCAAGCCAGCATCATCAGTTATCGTCTCTGTGCTAGCTGATCCCAGGGAGGCTGGCAATGGGGATGGTGACCCAAGAGTATCACCAAAACCCCTCTCCAGGATATTTGTCGTCGTACTGCTTGATGGTGTCAGATACGTGACTTACTCGTGCACACTTCCTTTCAAGAGCGCCAGCCCCCACCTTGTGAACTAA